The stretch of DNA ttgcgaaccagagtagcgcacggaaacgttgtttaccttcccgccagaacggtacctatttatctacttgcactttgaggtgcttgcgaactgctaggttggcaggagctgggaccaagcaacgggagctcaccccgtcacagggattcgaaccgccgaccttctgatcagcaagccctaggctcagtggtttaaccacagcgccacctgggtcccactctgGGTCCCATTTAACAAGTATTCtctgtcaaaataaaaattaaaaaatccttccagtagtaccttagagaccaacttagtttgtcataggtatgagcttttgtgttcaatgtggtgccttccatagtactagttacaggtaggtagccctgttggtctgacgcaatcaaaatcaaaataaaaaatccttccagtagcacctttgagaccatttaaatttgtcataggtataggtttgtcataggtatgagtgtgcatgcacacgaaagctcatacctatgacaaacttagttggtctctaaggtgctactggaaggattttttatttttattttgactgcgtcagaccaacacggctacctacctgtaacaagtattCGCTGTTTTAGACTGGGAGAGATCATATATACAGAATGTATCTAAAGGACctttagcccagtgtttctcaaccagtgtgcctccagatgtttagggactacaactcccatcatccctagctagcaagaccagtggtcaggaatgatgggagttgtagtcccaaaacatctggaggcacactggttgagaaacactgctttagccCACCTGCTCTCACACGATAGAAACCCCCTGGCTCTCTATTGCTGAAGAGATGACTAAAGGAGCAAAAGACAGGCCAAAGAGACAGCTTTACAGAAGTCTAGCATTTTCCTCGAATTTCTAGATCTTGCATTTCTCCTACAGGATTTCTTATTTTGAAGTAGAATTGGCACACTTGCAGCTAACATGACAGAGCCATCAGCCAAGAAGCAGTCCATTTTATGCCTATGCTGAATCTACTCTAATAAAATTTAGAGAGACTCCAGAAGGCAGTGtggctctttttcttttataaacctGTCTCTCTGTCCTTTAGCAAGAAACATCCCTTCCACAACACTCAATTTACCTGCATGAAGTTTCAGAACAACGTAGGTCATCTACAAGAGTTGCATGCTTTTGTTTGAAACAAGCTCTAGCTATGATTTCCACCAAGGAAAACCAGGTAGTAGAGCCAAGCTTGAACTTAAGATATTATCATCAGCTAGAACCAACAATACATAGCTAGATGGGACACACTTTCAGTCTGGTAAAGTAGACAATGCACTGTGCACCCAAAACATgcctgctaggtaaaggtaaaggtaaaggacccctggacagttaagtccagtcaaaggcgactatggggtcgcggcgctcatctcactttcaggctgaggaagctggcgtttgtgcatagacagatttccaggtcatgtggccagcatgactaaactgtttctggtgcaacagaacactgtgatggaagccagagcgcacagaaacaccacagcggtgcctatttatctacttgcactggtgtgcttttgaactgctaggttggcaggagctgggacagagcaatcaGAGCTCACTCAGTCGTGGGGATTcaattgccaaccttctgatcagcaagcccaagaggctcggtagtttagaccacagcaccacccatgtccctgctaGGTATACAGCTACATGTCCCACATATGTGGGACTGCATAGATATTCACAGAGGTAGCAAAACCACcagctgtgctttctgtgctccCTGCAGGGGCGTTGATACTTACCACCTCTGCGACCAGATTGCATCATCATACGCCGCCGAACTGTATCAAAGGGATAAGAGGTCAGGCCAGCAACAGCAGTAACCGACTGAGCAATCATCCAGCTGATCAAGATGTGTGTGTTCTTTGGATCAGGAAGCATCCCTGTGAAGTGAAGAAATCAGAAATAAGGGGAAATGCTGTTCTTGAGCATCCATACTTCTGAACTTTGACTAGGAAGCCAAGAAAACTACCAAAAGCCCCAGCAAAAGCCGAAGAAAATTACCTTTTGCAGTATCGTAGATACCAAAATAAGCAGCTCTGTAGATAATGATGCCTTGGACAGAGACATTGAAGCCTTGGTACAGTCCCCGAAGGCCGTCCGACTTGAAGATTTTGACCAGGCAGTCTCCAAGCCCCTTGAATTCACGCTCAGCCCCAGCTTTTCCCACATCAGCCGCCAGACGGGTTCGGGCGAAGTCGAGAGGGTAGACAAAGCACAGAGAGGTAGCACCAGCAGCACCACCAGATGCCAGGTTTCCAGCAAAGTAACGCCAGAACTGGGTTCTTTTGTCGACGCCACCCAGGAAGATCTGCTTGTATTTGTCTTTGAAAGCAAAGTTGAGGGCCTGTGTGGGGAAGTATCTGATAACGTTGGCCAAGTTGCCACGCCAGAAGGACAGGAAACCTTGCTCTCGAGGGATCCGGACCACACAGTCCATGATGCCCTTGTATTGCTTGTCTGCTGTGATCTGCATACTCGCATGTTGCACCTGCCAAAATGGAAAGTTGAAATTAAGTCTGGCTGCATAGTCAGTGATGTAATCCATGGCTAAGCCATAGCAAACCATAGCTGATGTTAACCATggttcataaaccatggttaaaaCAGAGGTGTCTTGCAGACTATCCTTTTAACCATGACTTGCTATGCCACAAATGGATTTATCTCTCTGTAGTCTTCTCCTTAGGCTCCAAAATACTATCCCCAAAATCCTTTCACTGTCAATGCCTCAATGTTCACTGACAATGTGGCTCTTCCCAAGCTTAAGAAATCTAGCATAGTTGCTTATTTTTCTCCAGAATATGGACCAAAGCTCTaacttggccgggggggggggggggcggggcgcagtCCTGTGGCCCTTCTAGATCTATACTTAAACATATACCGTATTTTAAACAATAGAGCAATCAGTATCAAGCTATGTGAGAAAACATAGTACATCATTCTTTAcacatagaatcagagttggaagggacactgacaATAATCTAGTtgaaccccatgcaatgcaaaaatatgcAGGTGTCCCACACAGGAATCAAACCTGTaaccttagcattatcagcaccatgctctaaccaactgaactatccagagACACTGGAAGTTACAGTTTAAATACTCAAATACAGGCATGTCACCCATGTGATAATGAAGATTAATATAACAGATGTTGTGGCAATATTTCCTTCCAGAAGAAGACTACTGGCTGCCActtgaactccaactcccctcaTTCCCAACTGTTGGGCTGggggaggctgatgggaattggagtccaataacatctggaggagggacccaggtggcgctgtgggctaaactactgagcctagggcttgctgatcagaaggtcggtggttcgaatccctgtgacggggtgagctcccgttgcttggtcccagctcctgccaacctagcagttcgaaagcacatcaaaatgcaagtagataaatagggaccactatagcgggaaggtaaacggcgtttccatgtgctgctctggtttgccagaagcggctttgtcatgctggccacatgacctggaagctatacgctggctccctcggccaataatgcgagatgagcgcagcaaccccagagtcggtcacgactggacctaatggtcaggggtccctttacctttacatctggagagccataggttcccaATGCCTGCTGTAACCGAATAAAGGGAGGTTATTGGGGAAACCAAATAGCACACAGCAAGGCTCAAGCTAGAAGTATCATGTTACAGGGCCTAAATCATTCTTTCTGACTCACAAGTACTTACAGCAAGCAGGGCCTAAGCATTTTTCTTACACCGTTTaacaagggtaggcaacctaaggcccgtgggccagatgcggcccaatcaccttgtCAATCCGgtccgtggacggtctgggaatcagcgtgtttttacataagtagaatgtgtccttttatttaaaatgcatctctgggttatttgtggggcataggaattaattcactccccccccccccaaaattaagtccggcccaccacattgtctgagggacagtggaccggcccacggctgaaaaaggttgctgaccccgatttagaactacagtggtaccttggttgtcaaatttaatccgttccgggagtccattcaactcccggaactgttcgcaaaccaaggtgtagtttctgattgggtgcaggagcttcctgcactcaattggaagccacgccggatgttcggcttccaaaaaatgttcgcaaaccggaacacttacttccaggtttgcggtgtttgggagccacaACACACCGAGGACTAAGAATTAAGTTTCAGTTTCTTCTTTCCAGCCTATTGCAATAGGAGAAAGACATTGAATGCCCCTTTTGTCCTTTCTAGGCACACTTGACCCAGGCCTAATCACAAACCATCATTTTCAGACCTATGTTAACAAAGTTTAGGTGCATTTTTTTGCCTCTGAGGCATGAAAGCAAGAGTGATAACCATGGACGTGAAGTAAGCTTCAGGAAAACACCAGGCATTATTTAACATTCTTTAAAAAGTATAGAATAGAATCTCAGTCCGATAAGAGATGGAATCCTGTATCCTTGCTGAACCTAATAACTACCTGATAGGACATCTCTCAAATCTGTATTCAGGCTCCATTCTATTTAGCCTCTGGCAAGATAGCTAGACAATGCCTGTAATCCAGCCAATGATAACTTCATTGCAAGGTGACCTCTTTTACAAGGTGTTCCAGATCTCATAAAGGCCCCAAGGTGTCCACAGCTCCATGTTCTAAATCCACAGGAGGGACTGGAAGGTGACAAGACAAACCTGTGTCCCAAATAAAATGGCCAACACATCTCAGTTTCCCATTGACCATCTCTAGCAACTGGCAGCTCTTGCGAGTACTCCTTAAGGAGCTTGATCTGGCCCTCCTGTCTCTAGTTGTAGACCCCTACCATAGGTTATGATCAGTACTTTAAATCCACCCACATGACCTTGACAGACCTTCTCTTGCTACAACACCCTAGTTTTTGAAAGGCAAATTTAGTTAAATTTTGACACTTTACTCTCCCTTATGCAGGGAAGCAATGTTTTGTTGAAGCAACAAGAATACAAAGACTTGTCAGGTGGCCCATTTATGTAGCAAGACAGTTTCAAACTGGTGTCCATTAGAGATTTGCCTTCAAGGTCACCTGCCCAAACTTTTGGGTTGATTCTTTGAAATAAAACCCTAATAAGATTTTTTATGGAGTTTTGAGTTTTTATCACAGGTTTTAGCACCTTGTGCTAAATGCCTCCTTATCATTCACACAGCCAGGTAACTCCCAAGCTCCAAAGAGGCTCCACTTCAAAGACCTTGGGGGCTTTGCCCAAAAACTATGACACGCTGGAGGGGATGAAGTGCCACCTTCGTGCCTCCTCGAATTCCGAGGCGATGCTGCTTGGATGCAGCCACGTTGCCAAGTGGCAGGTTGCCCTCAACAGTAGCAGAGAGAAAGGCATCCCAGGCTCTCTGCGGGGAAAGGCCGCGATTTACTCGCGTTAACCTTCCTTGCCAGCCTCTCCTTCCCCCGCAACTAATCCAACGCCAGGCGGGGATTTGCATAAGCGGAACTAGTTTTCGCCAGCAGCAGCTCCGACGCAAACTGCCAACAAGCGTGGGGTTTCCTTCCCTTCGACCGGCAcgtttaaaggggaaaaaaagaactgcGTGTtccttttgggtggggtgggcagaggtcGACAGCTTGCCTCGGACCATCACAGAGGCCTGGCCCATAGGAAACCCCGATCACAAGCCTAGCATAGAATTTTAGGGCTGATCTTGGATGCCAGAGAAAGCTGCGGCTCACTCACTCCACCTGGGCCAGCAAGAGCCTTCTTCCTGAGCAAGCGGCAGGGCAGGCGCAGAATTGAGGCTGGAAATCTAATTTTGTTGCTCTCTTGGGTTCAAAGGGAACAAAGGATGCTCCGGCCTGCATCTCCTTGGCGCGACCTTGGTGGGGAAGGTAGGGAAgagaacccttaaaaaaaaaaaaaaactccctcgCATCTCCTCGGAGTCGGGATACGCCACGAGGCCGCACTGCTTCAGACAAAGACAGAACGCCGGAACAGCTTGTCGCGCCATAGCGCACGGAACGCCCCAGCGCACCCTGGACAAAAGAGGCCTTTCAACTCATTCGACCCGCCTATGACCCCTTCTGAGGAACCCCGCGCGGCCTCCTCGTCGTCCCCAGCAGACTTCAAAGCCTGTGAGAGCCACTACTTAAAAGATccccttctttcttccctccaccctctCCAAATCGTTTCCACCGTTCTCCATCGAAACGCGCGCGgttccacctacccacccactcaccccgtCGTACCTGAAGAAGCAACTTGACTCTCTCGATAGGGGCTACCGCTGTCTTGGAGATCGCGGCTGCCACGCCGCCCGCCAAGAAATCTTTCATGAAAGAAATAGCCGCGTCAGTCATGATGCCGGTTGGAAAAAGGTTGAGCGCGCGGGAAAAAAGTGAAACAAAAACTGCTTTAAGATCCGATCGGAAGAGAAGACGTTGGGAGGGGAGATGGTTGCACACACGGAGATGGAAGGGAGGCTGCCGGCTCACTGAGACCGAGCAAATTAAATGGCCGGTTTTTATACCGCGCAGGCTTTAACGTGGGAACAGAGGGAGGGGAAACGCGAGCATCTACGTACAGCCGCTTCCCATTGCCCTGATTGGACCTGAGCTGGAGGGAGGGACCGAAGAAAGAACTGCGGTGGCAATctgtgagggtgggggagttCTGTGCTCCTTCCTCTTGTGGGACCCCTGGCAGCCAGGGTGGGCCTTGGCTGCCTATGATGCCTTAATACAAGGAAGCCCTGATCCTAAGTTGCCAAGGCTTGCAGCGGATGGAGGGCATTGGGAGAAGCGCGCGATGGAGATTGGCTAAAACCTTggaaggtgggggcagggcttCGCTTACGGAATGATGTGGGGTGGGTTTGCACCTGGGTGACGTGCGATGACACAGACGGGGTGTTCCCCAGGCAACCTCGGGAAAGAACAGGCTGTGTGTCCTTAAATGCATTTTCTGGTTGACCGCAGCAAGGTGGAATCGGTGTCCTTCAATAAGATCAGCCCTACTGGGTCAGGGGCAAATGGGACTCGTCGACCTGGGAAAGTAGGAGAAAGCAACTCCTGCAGCGcggctggtgccaaacgtattgctctgcttccccttggaccacatcagcgaggccaagaggagggtcttgtcatctgggcagcccaggacctccatacatgctgtccagcaggggtgccaacttgaataaaatgtggtggtggtggagcaggcaagccccaccctgcataattgatcacatgatgtggtgcacacacatcacttgaatggcaatgtccatcaacattgggggggggtattttactGGGAGGGCCGAAGAGACCTCAGCCCATAGGAGTTGCCTCCTATGCTGCCCAGGCTTGCTAactcagcaaaaacaacacaggagacAGCGATtttgagttactggtctctgcagccatagCAGGTACTGTGGTTCTCAgtgggtttgacttcacccccagaggtgtgttccattgtctctcaagacagatacCAATAACTAGATCAGGCCAATAGATCActgagttcagcatcctgttgttGTACTGGTCAGCCCGATGCCTATAGGAGGACCTGAAGGTGCAACAGcaccctccccacctgcaattccaagCAACAGGTAGAGGCATGATGCCTCAGGGTGTGTactctgacagtggaggctggtgaATTAGAGCATGTGGCACACTGTCCCACCAAACACattccagccccagccagcccccacctgcctgcctcattCCTTACAACCAGCAGAGGATGGCATtgcttgccagcttcctcctccatagTGTTAGTGTTAATGTCACGGACTGGTGGGAGgatccagctggggaacccccaagggaagaaggctcagagcctggtgAGTGGTGATGGGACGATGATCAGTggtcagggggagaagagggagaagactagttaacagggcttagtgagcggggagagtctgtggcagagagaagccaagaatcagtggcagaagcagaagcaggagggtGGAAGGGGGGATGCCAAGAAATAGATGTGAGTTGGGCTGGTGAAAAAGCAAGGGTGTCTCCCACTCCTgatgcaacaagctcccctccccccttctctcccagaACCAAGAGGCAcaaaaagggtggaggagaggttgactACATGTAAGAAGAGTCTGATTGCCCAGGAAAATCCCTGACTGGGgagcagggactttcagtcttggcaaccgAGTTTCATGGAGTATGTGTACTAGGAATGAGCTACTATGCCCGTTGGCCTGACACTCAAATCAAGTATGTGAAGATTGTGTGGTTTTTCCTAATAAAAGAGTTAACTCAATCTTTGACCAGCATGCTTGTGTGACCGACATGCTTGTAGAACTGAGCAGAGGGAAGAAACAGAAGTTGAATTAATTGGATCTGCCTGTTATCTGCTCCAGCTCCCATTTGCTGTGGGGTACCCggtcttctgccctaccagccccaaTGGGTGTCAGGCAGCCACCAATGCACTCCGATGATGCCTTCCGCTTGCCTGGATGGATAGAAGGGCGTTTGTGTGCCTAGAAACTaggtaacatttacattcattgctttgACTATGGACCTTCCCATACCTGACATGTGGTCCTAGGAATGTTGTCCAGAAAGCTCTGGGGCACCCTTGGTGTGAAGGAAGTTCTCTGCACCTTGCTAGGGTCTACAAGAACCCATTTCAGTAATAGTGAGACTTCCAATAAAATCGATCCTTCTGTTCTGCATAAATGCAAAAGACATTTACAGCATCTCTTtagtatataccgtatttttcactccataagatgcacctgaccataagacgcacttagttttcagaggaggaaagggggaaaaccctgtttttggggagatcagctcacagttgtgcagcttcttttgcaaagaggaaaagccccattttttaaaggatcagctcaaagttgttgagtttactttgcaaaggggaaaaatcctgttcaactcacagttctgcagcttctgataatctaatcagcctgataatccaatcagccagtcacatgttgctggggaaacaaacagcctccctctgcagaacattcaacaatggaggcctgggcaagggggtggggctgggaagggagctagcagcccttatctccctccccgatctcttgcaatcagctgctgagcagcttcttttcaacacccctcttGCTCtattgttagcctttagctctttctattttaaaaaaaagcacaatctgctttttgcccctgggcaattcggttccagggaccacacattcgctccataagacgcacagacattcccccttactttttaggaggaaaaaagtgtgtcttgtgGAGCGAAAGATACGGTATTTAGAAGTGGGGATTTTGGCATAGCTCACTTCTACTATCCTTGTATGACAAAATTCCCTCTTTGcacatatgtacagtatatgagaGAGGACTGGGACAAAGCAGCATTGCAACTCTTTAACCACATCACCATTTTGcactttttttctggaaaagggTAAGTTTAATATCAAATACACCTTGGCAAAGTGAAACAAGGACTGTTATTGCAAGGGTTTCAACAGCAATTGTTGACAGCAGTGTGCATATGCTCACAACTAAAATGACAACAAGGGTACACAGAGAGTCACAATTCTatgaacacacacataccctcCCTCCCCGGAGACTCACTTTTGTTAATACACCTACATTCCATGCACCTGAGAGACAAAACGGTTTGCCAAACATTTTGGTTTGCTGTTTATAAAGTGCATAGTCACTGGTTTTGTGAGGTTTTCTAGGAGTCCAAAGATACCCAGCAGTGGTTTTTCCCTGCATTGCATTGAGGTCACAGTCCACTAGAAAATTCTGCAGTCCCCGTAGCCAGAAGCATAACATAGCAAAGTTTGCTTTGTGCAGTGCCACTTCAGAATTCAAGTGGCACCCAGCATTGTGTTAAGTAAATATTCACCCTCCCCAAATCAGCTTGTACCTGTGAAAACATTGCATCTCTCAGAGAGGCTCCCAATCTAATCTCCTTGTGCTGGTTTCTTATGAGCAGGGAATTTGATGTGGAGAAGCACTCCCATCATGTCATCTCACTACTCTCCATCAACACCTCCATGTTTAACGGTATCACATACATCAGAAGCAGGGAATCTTTTTGGCCTGGTGGCCCCCTATAGGTcagctttgacaggtgggcagggcaacCCCACCTGTGAACCACCTAATGTATTTTCCAAAGACATGCAGCATCAAATGTAAATTTTGTGTGATTTTTGATTATCCTTTgcatgtgctttttatttttcaaaaacagTTTATTATTTTCAGTGAATGCAAGTAAAAACACCCGATTTCTCATTTTGGCATTCTCCCTCCCCAAAGATGGTCAAGTGGTTCTTTCTGCTCCCTGCCGATAAGACTTTGCATCCCTGCTGCGACTACAGTCACATCATCAGGATAGGCCATGCATTTACAACCTGAGATTCAGTGTTTTGAATGCAGCCCACCTTCCATATATGATGGCCTGCAAAGGTTCAACAGACTTGTTTTTGCTGTGCCTCTGGGGGCCTCTACATACAGCAGGGGCCTCTGAGGTCTACATACCTAGCAGAATAAGGTGGTCAAATGGCTATCATTTCAAAGCAGGTGGTGGGATTACAAATGCCAGTGCTCCCTTACATCAAAAAGCTATTTGGAGTCAGAAAAAAATAGCGGAGCAAGGAGGGGTCTGGAACAGAACTTTTCTCCCTGCTGTGTTATGTTGTGGTGAACTATGGgagagcaattaaaaaaaatagcatacaCTCCCACTTTAAGTCTTGAGTGTTATAGTCCATTCTGTCATCTC from Zootoca vivipara chromosome Z, rZooViv1.1, whole genome shotgun sequence encodes:
- the SLC25A5 gene encoding ADP/ATP translocase 2; the protein is MTDAAISFMKDFLAGGVAAAISKTAVAPIERVKLLLQVQHASMQITADKQYKGIMDCVVRIPREQGFLSFWRGNLANVIRYFPTQALNFAFKDKYKQIFLGGVDKRTQFWRYFAGNLASGGAAGATSLCFVYPLDFARTRLAADVGKAGAEREFKGLGDCLVKIFKSDGLRGLYQGFNVSVQGIIIYRAAYFGIYDTAKGMLPDPKNTHILISWMIAQSVTAVAGLTSYPFDTVRRRMMMQSGRRGADIMYSGTIDCWKKIARDEGGKAFFKGAWSNVLRGMGGAFVLVLYDEIKKYT